The Paenibacillus spongiae nucleotide sequence TCGCCATCCCGGCAGGAATGCTCACACGCTCTGCATATCCGCCCCCTGGAAGAAGAGCGCATACGCGGTCGCCCGGCTGCCAGCCGGTTACATTCGCGCCGACCTTCTCGACCACGCCGGCCATCTCAAGGCCGAGAATGTCCGAGGCCCCCCTCGGAGGCGGGTAGAGCCCCCGCTTCTGGAGAAGGTCTGCCCGGTTAAGCGCGGTCGCATGGACGCGTACGAGCAGATCTTCATCGGAATGCACAGGGTCGTCGGCTTCGCCAATCGAAAGACGTTTCGTGTGCTCATCGACAAGTACGGCCTTCATCTTGATGCCTCCTTTTCCTGTATGACTAGGATTAATCCTCAGGCCGGTTGCCCGGCTCCATGCCGGATTCGGAAGCGGTCATGACCGGCTTCACAGTGAGGTCGGTATGTACGCGGATCTGGCAGGAGAGGCGGATGTTCAGCTCCGTTATCCCTTTCTTCTCCCGAACAGCTTCTTCCCCTTCGCCGATCGGGCCTGCATCTCCTTCCAGGATCTCGACACGGCAGGTCGTACATCTGGCATGGCCGCCGCAGCGGTGCAGGATGTCCACTCCATTGTCCTCAAGGGTCAGCACCAGCTTCTTGCCTGCTTCTACTTCAAACGAACCTCTTCCTTCAACTTGAACCGTTGGCATAATCATAACCCCCATTATTAAGTAGATGACCCATTCTGCGGTTTATGAAACATCAAGCAGTAATCTTTCCAATCCTGCCCCATTACTCCGCAGCTTAACTAATCATGGGTTATCAGGGGCAGTCTAGCAGAATAAGGGACATTGTTCAAGTTTACGGACTCAATACGGCATTATGGGGCAATAACGGATATCGATGCAACTTTTTCCGGTTTGAATCGTCATTAGAATTGGAGGTGTTCAACATGAAGAACAAACGATTTGGGGTTATGAGTTTAATGATGATGCTGGTCTTGACGCTTGCGCTCACGGCATGCACGAAGGACGAAGCGCCGAAGAACAACGCGGGTAATGACAAGACTAACGGAGCATCGAACGGCGTAGAAGAACCCGGCGTGCCTAACGACGAAAAACCGGATGGCGATACCGGCAATGATGGAAAGGAAGAGCCTACGGAGAATCCTAAGGAGAATTCTAATGAGAATTCTAAAGAGAATCCGAAGGAAGACCCGGATAATAACGCGAAGGACGACCCGAAGGACGCTGCGAAAACAGCGAAACAGGGCACCGGCATATATAAAGGGCAGATGGACTCCCATTCCATCGAAATTGAAACCGCGGACGGCCCGACCCCATTCCAGCTTGCCGACGGCATGGAAGCCGTACTGGAGAAGCTGACGGAGGAAGATCCTGTTACGTTCGAGTATGTCGAGAAGGCTATTGAAGGCGACGATACGGTCAAGCAGCTTGTGCTCACGAAACTGGAGAAGGCCGCATCGAAATAATATTGTGACCTGAAGGGGGGTGCGATACCGATGAGAACCGTCCGTTTATCTATTCTCATGGTTCTGGTCGTCGCGATCTTGGCCGCGTGCGGAGCAAAGGAAACCAAGGTCAAGAACGACAATCCGGGACCCGATACAACGGCAGCCGGTGATGGCACAACCACGGCGCAGGAGACGCAGCCGGCGGCCGACCCGGAATCGGTCAAGTCCTACCTGAAGGAAGCAAACTTGACCAACGGGGATATCTACTTGGATGGAAGCATCGTACATGTCAACATTGTCGGCCTCACGGCTGAAATTACGTCCGGGTTCGAGAAGAAATTCGATCCGTCGACGTTCCGGCTGCATGACGTGCGCTTCTCCATTGAGGAGCTGACCCATGCACAAGATGCGCTGCATGATCATGAGTTTTACAAGAAGCTCAATCTATACAGCTCATCCATTGATGTCATCAATAATCAAGTTACGATTACGATGCCGGATGATGCGGCGGACAAGGTGGAAGAGATCGAGAAGGTCGTGAACAAAGACCTGATCGACTATGACTTTGTGGCGCTAGGCGAGCCGCATATCGTCGGAAGCATCGCCGAAGTGGACGCCAAGAGCAAACGTATTCTCGTGCACGAAGACGGCGAAGAGAATCCGAACCTGTGGTTTTCATTCAATGAATATTCCAAGCTAACCAGGGAAGACGGCGGTAATCTTTCCTTCAGTGAGTTCAAGAAGGGTCAGCGCGTTAAAGCTTGGACGACCGGGATGATTCAGGATTCATTCCCCGCTCAAGGCACTGCGCGCAAGGTTATCCTATTGGCAGA carries:
- a CDS encoding 2Fe-2S iron-sulfur cluster-binding protein is translated as MPTVQVEGRGSFEVEAGKKLVLTLEDNGVDILHRCGGHARCTTCRVEILEGDAGPIGEGEEAVREKKGITELNIRLSCQIRVHTDLTVKPVMTASESGMEPGNRPED
- a CDS encoding YobA family protein, with the protein product MRTVRLSILMVLVVAILAACGAKETKVKNDNPGPDTTAAGDGTTTAQETQPAADPESVKSYLKEANLTNGDIYLDGSIVHVNIVGLTAEITSGFEKKFDPSTFRLHDVRFSIEELTHAQDALHDHEFYKKLNLYSSSIDVINNQVTITMPDDAADKVEEIEKVVNKDLIDYDFVALGEPHIVGSIAEVDAKSKRILVHEDGEENPNLWFSFNEYSKLTREDGGNLSFSEFKKGQRVKAWTTGMIQDSFPAQGTARKVILLAE